Genomic segment of Neofelis nebulosa isolate mNeoNeb1 chromosome 17, mNeoNeb1.pri, whole genome shotgun sequence:
TTTCACTAGCAGGATGAGAGCCGGGCTACCTAGAGCCCACTAACTCCACTCTCTTAAACGCCTGAACCCAGAGAACAGGGCAGGGCAACTGGCAGCTTCCATTCAGGCCTCACCTCATCTTTCATTAGTTGCAGTGAAAGGAGATTtctttgttctcaatttttaaatatgcaaagaaaacaaGATGCTGTAGCTCCTGGCTGCGGGAAGAGCCGTCACCTGGGCTGTGTGAAGAAGGCATGAATGTGCTGTGCCACTGCCTGTCCAACCACTGGCTCCAGTTCTCTGATGGAAGCATTACTGAGTTGCTGGATACTTGGGAACTTCTGAAGCAGAAGAGGGGCTTTAACTTTTCCAACTCCTGGGATCTGCTGCACAGTTCGAAGGAGGGATAGCTCAGGCATCAGAGTCCGTTTCTTACTGAGGAAAGGGTTCTTACTGGGCTCTTTGGTTTGTTCTTGAACCTAATCAGAAAGTAAAGGAAAAGCATGTGAGCACCCTCTAGAGGACTGGCAGTTCTCTTAAAGGTTGACAGaaatttagttttactttttttccatttggttcaGTTTGACTTACCACTACAAATGTTTTCATATACCACAAATCTAatttttcagacataaaaaattattatttttgcaaatttttttttttgagagagagaaagaacacaagccggggaggggacaacaagagaaggggggagagagaatcccaagcagggtccacactgccagcacaaagcttgacacggggcttgaactcatgaaccatgagatcatgacctgagctgaaatcgagtctgatacttaaccgactgagcgacccaggcaccccagaaaaattactgaaaaataaaccatattGAGTACACAAAGGAGTAAgagataaaaatttattaaaatttagactttcagggggaggagccaagatggcagaacagcatg
This window contains:
- the FAAP24 gene encoding Fanconi anemia core complex-associated protein 24 isoform X1, which translates into the protein MSEQYFLAIQKFTVLDLGMVLLPVTSQMEASCLIIQLVQEQTKEPSKNPFLSKKRTLMPELSLLRTVQQIPGVGKVKAPLLLQKFPSIQQLSNASIRELEPVVGQAVAQHIHAFFTQPR
- the FAAP24 gene encoding Fanconi anemia core complex-associated protein 24 isoform X4; protein product: MSPKLIWWQEMATERGLFRLETNLQGIVIVEKTQMSEQYFLAIQKFTVLDLGMVLLPVTSQMEASCLIIQLVQEQTKEPSKNPFLSKKRTLMPELSLLRTVQQIPGVGKVKAPLLLQKFPSIQQLSNASIRELEPVVGQAVAQHIHAFFTQPR